A genome region from Solanum pennellii chromosome 12, SPENNV200 includes the following:
- the LOC107005166 gene encoding photosynthetic NDH subunit of subcomplex B 4, chloroplastic isoform X1 has protein sequence MSFTFIKPSIPSPTLELLHPFSKSQLRHCPTSPFGNNAGRRHQIEINRVKALPDWPLMAVLVEHMEGQRDLITHKSVWHLSDEAMKNVYTFYIMFTVWGCCFFGSTKDPYYDSEQYRGDGGDGTGHWVYEKQEDIEEEARAELWRDELIEQIEQKVGSLRELEEAGKKEQLVK, from the exons ATGAGCTTCACATTCATCAAACCCTCTATTCCTAGTCCTACATTGGAATTGCTGCACCCTTTCAGTAAATCA CAGCTAAGGCATTGTCCAACCTCACCTTTTGGAAATAATGCAGGCAGGAGGCACCAG ATTGAAATAAACAGAGTGAAGGCACTCCCAGATTGGCCATTAATGGCAGTATTAGTTGAGCATATGGAAGGTCAAAGAGACCTCATAACTCATAAATCTGTTTGGCATCTTAGTGATGAAGCCATGAAGAATGTCT ATACATTTTACATCATGTTCACTGTTTGGGGATGCTGTTTCTTCGGTTCTACCAaa gatCCTTACTATGATTCAGAACAATACAGAGGAGATGGAGGTGATGGTACTGGACATTGGGTCTATGAGAAG CAAGAAGACATCGAAGAAGAAGCGAGAGCAGAGCTGTGGCGTGATGAACTGATAGAGCAGATTGAACAAAAGGTTGGGAGTCTT
- the LOC107005166 gene encoding photosynthetic NDH subunit of subcomplex B 4, chloroplastic isoform X2: protein MSFTFIKPSIPSPTLELLHPFSKSLRHCPTSPFGNNAGRRHQIEINRVKALPDWPLMAVLVEHMEGQRDLITHKSVWHLSDEAMKNVYTFYIMFTVWGCCFFGSTKDPYYDSEQYRGDGGDGTGHWVYEKQEDIEEEARAELWRDELIEQIEQKVGSLRELEEAGKKEQLVK from the exons ATGAGCTTCACATTCATCAAACCCTCTATTCCTAGTCCTACATTGGAATTGCTGCACCCTTTCAGTAAATCA CTAAGGCATTGTCCAACCTCACCTTTTGGAAATAATGCAGGCAGGAGGCACCAG ATTGAAATAAACAGAGTGAAGGCACTCCCAGATTGGCCATTAATGGCAGTATTAGTTGAGCATATGGAAGGTCAAAGAGACCTCATAACTCATAAATCTGTTTGGCATCTTAGTGATGAAGCCATGAAGAATGTCT ATACATTTTACATCATGTTCACTGTTTGGGGATGCTGTTTCTTCGGTTCTACCAaa gatCCTTACTATGATTCAGAACAATACAGAGGAGATGGAGGTGATGGTACTGGACATTGGGTCTATGAGAAG CAAGAAGACATCGAAGAAGAAGCGAGAGCAGAGCTGTGGCGTGATGAACTGATAGAGCAGATTGAACAAAAGGTTGGGAGTCTT